From Lewinellaceae bacterium:
TCTTTGGTGCGCTCTTTGACGATGATGGCCATGATGTTGCCAACCCCCACCGCGCCGGCGATGATGGTGCCGATGGCCACCAGCCAGCTGAATCCGCGGATGCCGATGAAGAGGTTCTGCACGTCCCGGAATTCGCGTTCGACATTCTCGGCGCCAAAGGCCCGCTGGTCTTCCGGGGCTACAATGTGGCGCTGTTTGAGCAGGGCCAGCACTTTTTCTTCGAGCACAGCCGCCGGAACGCCGGGCCCCGGCACACAGGCAAAGTAGTCGATCTCATCGGGGCGGTTGAAAGTGACCTGTAGGGTGGAAATGGGAATGTGGATGGTCTGCAGGTTCTCAATGGCGTCATCGTTATTCGTTTTGCTGCCGAAGGTGCCTACCACCCGGAAGGGGACGCCCTTGATCTGAATGAATTCCCCAATGGGATCCACCCCATCCTTAAACAACACCTCCCGGACGCGGTCGCCTATAACCGCCACTTTGCGCTTTTCCCCGATATCCGAATCGTTGATGAAACGGCCGGACAGCATCAGCTGAGGCCGAATGGCAAACAGTTCGGGCGTATCGCCATTCACCGAGAATGACGCGCTTTCCTTGCCCCGTTCTATGGTGTAACTTCCTGGTATCCTAAGCCGGGGGCTCAGCGCTCCCAATTCGGGAACCTGTTCCCGCAAAGCAATCAAATCATTGTTCTTCAGTTGAATGAAGCGGCCGGGCTGCAGCCCCTTATAGGGAACGCTGGTGCGCTGCGTCCAGATGAAAACGGCGTTTTTGGCGACGTCAAAATTGCGCGTCACGCCGTTCTCCAGCCCGCTGCCGGCGCCCAGCAGGACGGCCAGCATGAAAATGCCCCAGAAAACGCCAAAAGCGGTGAGCAATGTCCGCAGGCGATGTTTGCGGATGCTGTGGTAAATCTCTTGCCAACGGTCGATGTCGAACATAGCTTTCTTAAGTCAAAATGCAAAATGTAGAATTGAAAATGTAAAAGGCAGGGCTAAACCAAATCCGGTTAAGAGGCATTTTACATTTTACATTCCATGGTTTGCGGTTTTTCATTTATCATACCCCATCCCTCAGCGCCTCCACCGGCGGTATCATCGCTGCCCGCCTTGCCGGTATCAACCCCGCAAGCGTGCCGGAAACAATGAGCACCAGCAGGGCGGCGAAGATCACCTGCAGGTTGACGCTGGGGTTGGCGAAGTATTCAATATCGGCGTCGACCAGAGCCATGATGCGGTTGAGGCTGTACAGCAGGCCTACGCCCGCCACGATGCCCAGGTAGCCGGCCACTCCGGTTATCAGGATGGATTCCTGGAGGATCATGCTGATGATCGACCAGGGCGTGGCGCCCACGGCTTTGCGGATGCCGATCTCCCGGGTGCGGTCTTTCACTACGATCATCATGATGTTGCTCACGCCGACGATGCCGGCGATCAGCGTGCCGAGCCCCACCAGCCAGACAAAGGTTTTTATGCCTGCGAACAGGTTCATCACCGAACGGAAGTTCTCCTCCTGGTTGTGCGACCAGAAAGCCTGGTTGTCGTCGGGGTGCACGATATGGCGCTGCTTGAGCACGGTGAGGATGCGCTGTTCCAGGACCTTGCCGGAATAGCCGGCCTGAGTAGTCACGGCAAACAGGCGGACGCTGCGCTCGGGGTTGTAGGTGCGTTGAAAAGTGCTGAAAGGAATGTAAATCCGCTCGGAGAACTGCCCTCCCCAGCCTTCGTCGTGAAATAAACCCACGACAGTGAAAACGCTGCCCTTGATGAGGATTTCCTTACCGATGGGGCTTTCGCCGTTCTCAAAAAGCACATCGGCCACCCGGTCGCCGATCACGCAGACTTTTCGCCCCTCCAGGTTGTCGTTGAAGTTGAGCTTGCGCCCGGCCAGGTAATCCTGGTAAATCTTGATCTTGAAATAATCTTTTCCGGCGCCCAGCACCAAAAAAGGAGAAGATTTGGCGCCCCGGACGATGTTGAAGTCCCCCATCAGCCAGTTTTCGGGGGCGATAAACTCTACCCCCTCTACATTATCCTCGATGTATTGCAGGTCTCCTTCGTTGAATTCTATCATTCTGCCGGGAGCCAGGCCCTTATAAGGCAGGGAAGTGCGGCTGGTGAAGAACCAGATGCTGTTGGTGGCGTCGAGGATCATGCTGCTGACCACCCCATTTTGCATGCCCTGCCCGGCGCCCAGCAGAAGCACCAGCATGAGAATGCCCCAGAATACGCCGAAGGCAGTAGCCAGCGTACGCCATTTATTCTGACGGATGGTAATAAAAACCTCCTGCCATTTGTCGCGGTCGAACATCGTCGGGTATTTACCTTATAGATGGATTTTTGATCAGCCTGGCCTCATTTATAAAGGTAGTCCTTTGTCTGCTAACTTGCAATGTGCAAATTTGGTATTTTTCAGGACGGGCCACTCAATACATCCCGCATGCCCCTCACCAGCCTCTCGTCCACCTCTTGCCAGCGGAATTCGCCCTGAACCGCTTCGTCCCCCATATTCACCCCTCCGGTGTACAACATCCGGCTTTTAATCTCTGTCCGAGCCGCCGAGTGGAACTCCGTCAAGCCTTCGATATCCAGGAGTGCACTGATGTTATCCGGCAACAACTCTCCACAGGCCATGATGCCGATCCGTTGCCCGGCGTATTCTACAAAGCGTTTGATATTGGCCTTGCCCGCTTCAGCATTAGGCTGCTGCCCGGAGGTCAGAATGCGCTTCACGCCCAGGCCCGCCAGCACATCGATGGCTGCCAGTGGGTTCCGGCACATATCGAAGGCACGGTGAAAGGTAAAGGGCAGCGGGCCTGCCGTTTCCACCATTTGCCGGGTACGGGCTTCGTCTATGGTTCCATCGGCATTCAGCGCTCCGGAAACAATGCCGTCGGCGCCCAGGGCCTTTGCCTGGCGGATGTCCTCCAGCAAGATCTCAAATTCCAGTTCGCTGTACAGAAAATCCGCTTTTCGGGGGCGAATCAGCACGAAGACGGGAATGCGGAGTTGCGCTTTGGCCAGCTTGATCTTGGCAACGCTGGGCGTCACGCCGCCCTGTGCCAGGTTTTCGCAAAGCTCTATTCGGTTGGCGCCGCCCCGGGCGGCAGCCAGCCCTGAGGCGACGGAGTCGCAGCAGATTTCGAGGGTGAATGGCATCTGGATTGATTGAATTGGTGTTATCTATATGTTAGCGGCGGGCTTGCATTTTTTTTACAATACGTTCTATTGTTTTCCAATTTCTGGTTGTGAT
This genomic window contains:
- a CDS encoding ABC transporter permease → MFDIDRWQEIYHSIRKHRLRTLLTAFGVFWGIFMLAVLLGAGSGLENGVTRNFDVAKNAVFIWTQRTSVPYKGLQPGRFIQLKNNDLIALREQVPELGALSPRLRIPGSYTIERGKESASFSVNGDTPELFAIRPQLMLSGRFINDSDIGEKRKVAVIGDRVREVLFKDGVDPIGEFIQIKGVPFRVVGTFGSKTNNDDAIENLQTIHIPISTLQVTFNRPDEIDYFACVPGPGVPAAVLEEKVLALLKQRHIVAPEDQRAFGAENVEREFRDVQNLFIGIRGFSWLVAIGTIIAGAVGVGNIMAIIVKERTKEIGIRKSLGATPGSIVSMILQEALVITGIAGYLGLAAGCATIAGISYALREFGMESEFFANPEIHLGTAITAIIVLTATGLVAGLIPGLRAASVNPVVALRDE
- a CDS encoding ABC transporter permease, yielding MFDRDKWQEVFITIRQNKWRTLATAFGVFWGILMLVLLLGAGQGMQNGVVSSMILDATNSIWFFTSRTSLPYKGLAPGRMIEFNEGDLQYIEDNVEGVEFIAPENWLMGDFNIVRGAKSSPFLVLGAGKDYFKIKIYQDYLAGRKLNFNDNLEGRKVCVIGDRVADVLFENGESPIGKEILIKGSVFTVVGLFHDEGWGGQFSERIYIPFSTFQRTYNPERSVRLFAVTTQAGYSGKVLEQRILTVLKQRHIVHPDDNQAFWSHNQEENFRSVMNLFAGIKTFVWLVGLGTLIAGIVGVSNIMMIVVKDRTREIGIRKAVGATPWSIISMILQESILITGVAGYLGIVAGVGLLYSLNRIMALVDADIEYFANPSVNLQVIFAALLVLIVSGTLAGLIPARRAAMIPPVEALRDGV
- a CDS encoding copper homeostasis protein CutC — encoded protein: MPFTLEICCDSVASGLAAARGGANRIELCENLAQGGVTPSVAKIKLAKAQLRIPVFVLIRPRKADFLYSELEFEILLEDIRQAKALGADGIVSGALNADGTIDEARTRQMVETAGPLPFTFHRAFDMCRNPLAAIDVLAGLGVKRILTSGQQPNAEAGKANIKRFVEYAGQRIGIMACGELLPDNISALLDIEGLTEFHSAARTEIKSRMLYTGGVNMGDEAVQGEFRWQEVDERLVRGMRDVLSGPS